One window from the genome of Streptomyces sp. WZ-12 encodes:
- a CDS encoding methylated-DNA--[protein]-cysteine S-methyltransferase: protein MNTHDTTISTSTAPTTTSYTTLDSPVGELLLVGVGSPTAPGGIALTSLSMPEQRTAPTVASHWRRDAAPFAEVIRQLRAYFDGRLTKFKLEFHTTGTDFQERIWRALDDIPYGTTTTYGRLAEALDVPRADVRALGAAIGANPLLLVRPCHRVVGADGTMRGYAAGVERKTALLTHEGALQPTLI from the coding sequence ATGAACACTCACGACACCACCATCAGCACTTCCACCGCCCCCACTACGACCTCCTACACGACCCTCGACAGCCCTGTCGGCGAGCTGCTGCTCGTCGGTGTCGGCTCCCCCACCGCGCCCGGCGGCATCGCCCTCACCTCGCTCTCCATGCCCGAGCAGCGCACGGCCCCGACCGTTGCCTCGCACTGGCGGCGCGACGCCGCCCCGTTCGCCGAGGTCATCCGGCAGCTCCGGGCCTACTTCGACGGCCGACTGACCAAGTTCAAGCTGGAGTTCCACACCACGGGTACGGACTTCCAGGAGCGCATCTGGCGGGCCCTGGACGACATTCCGTACGGGACCACGACCACCTACGGCCGTCTTGCCGAGGCCCTCGACGTGCCGCGCGCCGACGTCCGCGCCCTGGGGGCCGCGATCGGGGCGAATCCGCTGCTGCTCGTACGCCCCTGCCACCGGGTGGTCGGCGCCGACGGCACCATGCGGGGTTACGCGGCGGGCGTGGAACGCAAGACCGCGCTGCTCACCCACGAAGGCGCCCTTCAGCCCACGCTCATCTGA
- a CDS encoding alpha-ketoglutarate-dependent dioxygenase AlkB family protein: MTTPFPGFEDVGQLRGPGGPSSPGGPRRPGTSPGSEERARRELAPGAVHVPGWLSLAEQRELVTACRGWARGPVPIRHTKLPRGGVMSVQTVCVGWHWQPYAYSRTADDVNGARVAEFPDWMVALGRRALVEAYQDPSAGDEYTPDTALINFYDSAAKLGMHQDKEERSGAPVVSLSIGDTCVFRFGNTETRTKPYTDIELASGDLFVFGGPSRFVYHGVPKVYPGTGDPATGITAGRLNITMRVTGLG, translated from the coding sequence ATGACCACCCCATTCCCCGGCTTCGAGGATGTCGGGCAGCTCCGCGGGCCCGGTGGACCGAGCAGCCCCGGGGGACCCCGTCGGCCCGGGACGTCGCCCGGGTCCGAAGAGCGCGCCCGTCGGGAACTGGCTCCCGGGGCGGTCCACGTCCCCGGTTGGCTCTCGCTCGCGGAGCAGCGCGAGCTGGTTACCGCCTGCCGCGGCTGGGCGCGCGGCCCGGTGCCCATCCGGCACACCAAACTCCCGCGGGGTGGCGTGATGTCCGTGCAGACCGTGTGCGTCGGATGGCACTGGCAACCGTATGCGTACAGCCGCACCGCCGATGACGTGAACGGCGCCCGGGTCGCCGAATTCCCGGACTGGATGGTGGCGTTGGGGCGGCGGGCGCTGGTCGAGGCGTATCAGGACCCCTCGGCGGGCGACGAGTACACCCCGGACACCGCGCTGATCAACTTCTATGACAGTGCGGCCAAGTTGGGCATGCACCAGGACAAGGAAGAGCGCTCGGGTGCGCCGGTGGTCTCGCTCAGCATCGGTGACACCTGCGTCTTCAGGTTCGGCAACACGGAGACCCGTACCAAGCCTTACACCGACATCGAGTTGGCGTCGGGAGACCTGTTCGTTTTCGGCGGGCCGTCGCGGTTCGTGTACCACGGGGTACCCAAGGTGTATCCGGGGACTGGTGACCCCGCCACCGGCATCACCGCCGGCCGTCTCAACATCACCATGCGCGTCACCGGCCTCGGCTGA
- a CDS encoding FadR/GntR family transcriptional regulator produces MSSGTVGDEGQARPPGGLSERLAAGLLDLIAERGLAPGDNLPTVRALAEKFGVTPPTIREALRRLQATDAVQLRHGSGIFVGPGLRRTLLPNPHSMPLRNEQILQLVEARLTIEPGIAALAAQHRTDDQLARLEITVEIATRPCVPRTGPRNFHRELAGCSGNPMLFDVIDSLLAVRSREQRSLRRLVRDRPRDRDQHRAIFEAVRDQDPTTAEELTGQHLRELRDSTAALLG; encoded by the coding sequence ATGTCATCCGGCACGGTGGGAGACGAGGGTCAGGCGCGGCCGCCAGGCGGCCTCTCCGAGCGGCTGGCCGCCGGCTTGCTCGACCTGATCGCGGAGCGGGGGCTCGCGCCCGGCGACAACCTGCCGACCGTGCGGGCCCTGGCCGAAAAGTTCGGCGTGACCCCACCCACTATCCGGGAAGCCCTCCGCAGGCTCCAGGCGACCGACGCCGTCCAACTCCGGCACGGCTCCGGCATCTTCGTCGGCCCCGGGCTGCGCCGGACGCTGCTGCCCAATCCGCACTCCATGCCCCTCCGCAACGAGCAGATCCTCCAGCTGGTCGAGGCACGGCTCACGATCGAACCAGGCATCGCCGCGCTCGCCGCCCAGCACCGCACCGACGACCAGTTGGCGCGACTGGAGATCACCGTGGAGATCGCCACACGGCCGTGCGTGCCCCGGACCGGCCCGCGCAACTTCCATCGCGAACTGGCCGGTTGCTCCGGCAATCCCATGCTGTTCGACGTCATCGACTCGCTGCTCGCGGTGCGAAGCCGAGAACAGCGATCCCTGCGGCGGCTCGTCCGGGACCGTCCCCGCGACCGCGACCAGCACCGGGCGATCTTCGAGGCGGTGCGGGACCAGGATCCCACCACCGCCGAAGAACTCACCGGACAGCACCTGCGTGAACTGCGTGACAGCACCGCGGCGTTGCTGGGTTGA
- a CDS encoding recombinase family protein, which translates to MTRSPDHRAARAAGAVASAHHTRRFTQVPRLKKALRTAREIKAHAPHCRVIFPVYEMKRLGRDAAELTALADRLTAHGLVLELLAGPLLGIYDPTRPGKLLFAFFAAMAENERENIRESTLEGLDTAARKGKLGGRPPVITDDMLHTVLRHRAGGESVEQIQPDLIIPTGKRTGQNPSVASTYRALAEHAERKAYPEAVERAHADFAALQSGEVPGPRLALSDRALL; encoded by the coding sequence GTGACGCGCAGCCCAGATCACCGTGCCGCTCGCGCGGCGGGCGCGGTCGCCTCCGCCCATCACACCCGCCGCTTCACCCAGGTGCCCCGGCTGAAGAAGGCGCTGCGGACCGCGCGGGAGATCAAGGCTCACGCCCCGCACTGCCGGGTCATCTTCCCCGTGTACGAGATGAAGCGGCTCGGCCGCGACGCCGCCGAACTCACCGCGCTCGCCGACCGCCTCACCGCCCACGGCCTGGTCCTGGAGCTGCTCGCCGGGCCGCTGCTCGGTATCTACGACCCCACCAGGCCGGGGAAGCTGCTGTTCGCGTTCTTCGCCGCGATGGCGGAGAACGAGCGGGAGAACATCCGGGAGTCGACGCTGGAGGGGCTCGACACCGCGGCCCGCAAGGGCAAGCTCGGCGGCCGGCCGCCTGTCATCACCGACGACATGCTGCACACCGTGCTGCGGCACCGCGCGGGCGGCGAGTCCGTCGAGCAGATCCAGCCCGACCTGATCATCCCCACCGGCAAGCGCACGGGCCAGAACCCCTCGGTGGCCAGCACTTACCGGGCGCTCGCCGAGCACGCCGAGCGCAAGGCGTACCCCGAAGCCGTCGAGCGGGCCCACGCCGACTTCGCCGCCCTCCAGTCCGGCGAAGTCCCCGGACCTCGCCTCGCCCTCTCTGACCGAGCGCTACTCTGA
- a CDS encoding sugar O-acetyltransferase, producing the protein MYVQTPEFARHAKRIVEVTDATSRLNVLPFSDSEGREELLSVVFGGPLPESVTIYPPFFTEYGLNTTFGENVFVNQGCTFMDKGGIRIGNGVMIAPKVSLITGGHPLPLAERREYLAFAPIVIEDDVWIGTAAVITQGVTIGAGAVVAAGAVVTRDVPAGTVVAGVPARVIKTID; encoded by the coding sequence ATGTATGTCCAGACCCCTGAGTTCGCGCGTCATGCGAAGCGGATCGTGGAGGTGACTGATGCGACGTCTCGACTGAACGTGCTTCCGTTCAGCGACAGCGAAGGTCGCGAAGAACTACTTTCTGTTGTGTTCGGTGGCCCGCTGCCGGAGTCGGTGACGATCTACCCGCCGTTCTTCACCGAGTACGGGCTGAACACGACGTTCGGGGAGAACGTCTTCGTCAACCAGGGATGCACCTTCATGGACAAGGGGGGCATCCGTATCGGCAACGGCGTCATGATCGCCCCGAAGGTCAGCCTCATCACCGGAGGCCATCCACTGCCCCTGGCCGAGCGCCGCGAGTACCTCGCCTTCGCCCCGATCGTCATCGAAGACGACGTCTGGATCGGGACGGCTGCCGTGATCACGCAGGGGGTGACCATTGGTGCCGGTGCGGTGGTCGCTGCCGGTGCGGTGGTCACTCGTGATGTTCCTGCCGGCACCGTGGTCGCGGGAGTGCCAGCCCGGGTGATCAAGACGATCGACTGA
- a CDS encoding TetR/AcrR family transcriptional regulator has protein sequence MSEAGTAARQPPGRRRGAARERLLAAAARRFYADGVSATGIDTITAEAGVAKMSLYNNFSSKADLVWAYLDERHEEWLGLYRRRLAQASDPRGRVLAVFDAYADHAAFAYEHGFRGCGLLNAAAELPAGDAGRALVRQHKEDVESLLAGHVEELLPGRRAEAHKVAEHLAFLLEGAMARAGLEGAGTRLEHARTMAADLLDRW, from the coding sequence ATGAGCGAAGCAGGCACCGCGGCCAGGCAACCGCCCGGCAGGCGGCGCGGAGCCGCGCGCGAGCGGCTGCTCGCCGCCGCGGCACGCCGCTTCTACGCCGACGGCGTGTCGGCCACAGGCATCGACACCATCACCGCCGAGGCCGGCGTGGCGAAGATGAGCCTCTACAACAACTTCTCCTCCAAGGCCGACCTGGTGTGGGCCTACCTCGACGAGCGGCACGAGGAGTGGTTGGGCCTCTACCGTCGGCGCCTGGCACAGGCCAGCGACCCCCGCGGCCGTGTCCTGGCCGTCTTCGACGCGTACGCCGACCACGCCGCCTTCGCCTACGAGCACGGCTTCCGCGGGTGCGGCCTGCTCAACGCGGCGGCCGAACTCCCGGCCGGCGACGCGGGGCGGGCCCTCGTCCGCCAACACAAGGAGGACGTCGAGTCCCTGCTCGCCGGACACGTCGAAGAGCTGCTGCCTGGCAGGCGCGCGGAGGCCCACAAGGTGGCGGAGCACCTGGCGTTCCTGTTGGAAGGCGCGATGGCCCGGGCCGGACTGGAAGGCGCGGGCACGCGCCTGGAACACGCCCGGACCATGGCGGCCGACCTGCTGGACCGATGGTGA
- a CDS encoding sensor histidine kinase → MEHAAAQQQRFVADAAHELRSPLTALRTQLEISLAHPHTTDWPDATRQSLAATRRLQELADDLLFLARPDRDRERTALVDIASLARELATELRTGRPPAPTLTVHAPPTAPVHGNALQLARLLRNLLNNAVRHAHTTVTVTVEALDAAGTTDGTLRIRVHNDGSPLAPADRERIFERFTRLDEARSRDAGGSGPGLALAREIATRHNGRLYVEPTASGATFTAGLPGTPHFPAPSAVGM, encoded by the coding sequence CTGGAACACGCCGCCGCACAACAGCAACGCTTCGTCGCCGACGCCGCACACGAACTCCGCAGCCCCCTCACGGCGTTGCGCACCCAGTTGGAGATCTCCCTCGCCCATCCCCACACCACCGACTGGCCCGACGCCACCCGGCAGTCCCTGGCAGCCACCCGCCGCCTGCAAGAACTCGCCGACGACCTGCTCTTCCTCGCCCGCCCCGACCGCGACCGGGAACGGACCGCCCTGGTCGACATCGCCAGCCTGGCCCGGGAACTGGCAACGGAGCTCCGAACCGGACGCCCACCCGCTCCCACCCTCACCGTCCACGCCCCACCGACCGCCCCCGTACACGGCAACGCCCTCCAACTGGCCCGGCTCCTGCGCAACCTCCTCAACAACGCGGTACGCCACGCCCATACGACCGTCACCGTGACCGTCGAGGCCCTCGACGCGGCCGGCACCACCGACGGAACGCTCCGCATCCGCGTCCACAACGACGGCTCCCCTCTCGCCCCGGCCGACCGTGAGCGGATCTTCGAACGCTTCACCCGGCTCGACGAAGCCCGCAGCCGCGACGCGGGCGGCAGCGGCCCCGGCCTGGCCCTCGCCCGCGAGATCGCCACCCGTCACAACGGCCGCCTCTACGTCGAACCCACCGCCAGCGGCGCCACGTTCACCGCAGGGCTCCCTGGCACCCCGCACTTCCCCGCGCCGTCAGCTGTCGGCATGTGA
- a CDS encoding TetR/AcrR family transcriptional regulator produces MSHHAAASRPGGRSSRVLTAIYTSVGELVGEGAEKITFPVVAERAGVNPTTLYRRWDSVHALLEEVAVAALTRDGESAPDTGSLQQDLTEWAQVIARDITRPHRARYLRAMVSARTENVASCPVTEKRREQASEMVSRARERGEKTPSVPQILDHVIAPLYHHVVFALPVDREYARRLVRDVLAMAE; encoded by the coding sequence GTGTCTCACCATGCAGCCGCCAGCCGCCCCGGAGGGCGGAGCAGTCGAGTACTGACCGCGATCTACACCTCGGTCGGTGAACTCGTGGGCGAGGGCGCCGAAAAGATCACGTTTCCCGTGGTCGCCGAACGAGCCGGGGTCAACCCGACGACGCTCTACCGACGCTGGGACAGCGTCCACGCTCTCCTTGAGGAAGTCGCTGTCGCCGCCCTGACCCGGGACGGTGAGTCAGCGCCCGACACCGGATCCCTCCAGCAGGATCTGACCGAGTGGGCGCAGGTCATCGCCCGCGACATCACGCGTCCCCACCGAGCCCGATACCTGCGCGCGATGGTGTCGGCCCGCACCGAGAACGTCGCGAGTTGCCCGGTCACGGAGAAACGGCGCGAGCAGGCATCGGAGATGGTGAGCCGAGCCCGCGAACGCGGCGAGAAGACACCAAGCGTCCCGCAGATCCTCGACCATGTCATCGCACCTCTGTACCACCACGTCGTATTCGCCTTGCCCGTCGATCGCGAGTACGCGCGACGCCTGGTCCGCGATGTGCTGGCTATGGCTGAGTGA
- a CDS encoding alpha/beta hydrolase family esterase, whose amino-acid sequence MNVGGQSRTFIEHLPADFSPRTRKPAVIAFHGRGETDSRFAAYARLDDADAIVLYAQGLNGKDGKPSWEASPYLGAWAHDYAFATDLVRWLAQSPCVDATRIGMTGKSDGAGFAASAACRIGGVAAVATLSAAFYQDYNHCTAGGRPLPVLNMHGTADPVIPYDGKPARRLYSTDDWIQLWRQRDRCTGRATDRRLAPDVVQTTWSGCASGNTVVNYRIIGGGHTWPGATKPSGPGGTTHSVNAAQTVMAFFAAHPLPRTHP is encoded by the coding sequence ATGAACGTCGGCGGGCAGTCCCGTACGTTCATCGAGCACCTGCCGGCCGACTTCTCGCCCCGGACGAGGAAACCCGCGGTCATCGCCTTCCACGGGCGCGGCGAGACCGACAGCCGATTCGCGGCGTATGCGCGGCTCGACGACGCCGACGCCATCGTGCTCTACGCCCAGGGCCTCAACGGCAAGGACGGAAAGCCGTCTTGGGAGGCCAGCCCCTACCTCGGTGCCTGGGCGCACGACTACGCGTTCGCCACCGACTTGGTGCGTTGGCTGGCACAGTCGCCGTGCGTCGACGCCACTCGTATCGGCATGACCGGCAAGTCGGACGGTGCCGGGTTCGCCGCGTCGGCGGCATGTCGCATCGGTGGAGTCGCGGCGGTCGCGACCCTCTCCGCGGCGTTCTACCAGGACTACAACCACTGCACCGCCGGCGGGCGCCCCCTCCCGGTCCTCAACATGCACGGCACCGCCGACCCGGTCATCCCCTACGACGGAAAACCGGCCCGCAGGCTGTACTCGACCGATGACTGGATCCAACTGTGGCGCCAGCGTGACCGGTGCACGGGACGAGCCACCGATCGCAGGCTCGCGCCCGATGTCGTCCAGACCACGTGGTCGGGCTGCGCCAGCGGGAACACCGTCGTCAACTACCGCATCATCGGCGGCGGACACACCTGGCCGGGTGCCACCAAGCCCAGCGGCCCCGGCGGCACGACCCACTCGGTCAACGCCGCGCAGACCGTGATGGCGTTCTTCGCCGCTCATCCCCTCCCGCGTACGCATCCATGA
- a CDS encoding nuclear transport factor 2 family protein encodes MPDETIDPMDRLLAERACERLIIGFVHRLDLGDPGSVAELFTDDGVWEWPHAQRRVAGREALREYFGSRPGDRLSRRLMTNILVSVTSPTTATATSYLTTYRVDGFVDGMVPPQLPTNVGHYEDTFRKVDGIWLLATRTTHLAFGADTRRLPPPSES; translated from the coding sequence ATGCCTGACGAAACGATCGATCCGATGGATCGGCTGCTCGCCGAGCGCGCCTGTGAACGGCTGATCATCGGCTTCGTCCACCGTCTCGACCTCGGCGACCCGGGCTCCGTCGCCGAACTGTTCACGGACGACGGCGTCTGGGAATGGCCCCACGCCCAACGCCGTGTCGCCGGACGCGAAGCGTTGCGCGAGTACTTCGGCTCCCGCCCCGGGGACCGGCTGTCCCGACGCCTGATGACGAACATCCTGGTCTCCGTCACCTCCCCCACGACGGCGACCGCCACCTCCTACCTCACCACGTACCGGGTGGACGGCTTCGTCGACGGTATGGTCCCTCCCCAACTGCCCACCAACGTGGGCCACTACGAGGACACCTTCCGCAAGGTCGACGGCATATGGCTCCTCGCCACCCGGACCACACACCTGGCCTTCGGGGCCGACACCCGGCGTCTCCCGCCCCCGAGCGAAAGCTGA
- a CDS encoding cupin domain-containing protein translates to MQTISLDEQAREHLERAAGATSGRSAATVYAGHERGLRQTVLALTAGSGLAEHDSPGDATLLVLHGHVRLTEGDTSWEGRAGDLLVIPPVRHSLDAIENSAVLLTVAKTG, encoded by the coding sequence ATGCAGACAATCTCCCTGGACGAGCAGGCGCGCGAGCACCTGGAACGCGCGGCAGGTGCCACTTCCGGACGCAGTGCGGCAACCGTCTACGCCGGTCACGAGCGCGGACTGCGTCAGACCGTCCTGGCGTTGACCGCCGGTTCCGGCCTTGCAGAGCACGACAGCCCCGGGGACGCAACTCTTCTTGTGCTGCACGGACATGTGCGGCTCACCGAGGGCGACACCTCCTGGGAGGGGCGGGCCGGCGATCTGCTCGTCATCCCCCCGGTTCGCCACAGTCTCGACGCGATCGAGAACTCAGCGGTGCTCCTCACCGTCGCCAAGACCGGCTGA
- a CDS encoding DMT family transporter: protein MVRRPAGHATGSVGTGSACVLLASVLWGTTGTAATLAPAVGPLAIGAAAMGLGGLLQALVAAPRITREASGLRAQRGVVLLGALAVGAYPLAFYTSMHLAGVAAGTVVSIGSAPLASAVVERVVDGRRLTRRWMTGAALGLTGTVLLCAAEAANPHSAPGAHSTAATVLGIGLGLIAGSTYALYSWAAHRLISRGVTSGASMGAVFGLGGVLLLPVLLATGAPLLASWSNAAVGAYLALVPMFIGYVLFGWGLAHIPASTATTLSLLEPAVAAVLAVLVVGEHLPPLGWAGIALVVGCLAVLTTPARTLNPRPTRTSSAAGKGATPDSGAASDAGAQLDRTPS from the coding sequence ATGGTGAGGCGGCCCGCCGGGCACGCCACCGGCTCGGTGGGCACGGGATCGGCGTGCGTACTCCTGGCGTCCGTGCTGTGGGGCACCACAGGCACCGCCGCCACCTTGGCCCCGGCCGTGGGGCCGCTCGCGATCGGAGCCGCCGCCATGGGACTGGGCGGCCTGCTGCAAGCCCTCGTGGCCGCCCCGCGCATCACCAGGGAAGCGTCCGGGCTCCGGGCCCAACGCGGTGTGGTGCTGCTCGGCGCACTGGCGGTCGGCGCCTACCCCCTCGCGTTCTACACCTCCATGCACCTGGCCGGGGTCGCCGCCGGGACCGTGGTGTCGATCGGCTCGGCCCCGCTCGCCTCCGCCGTGGTCGAACGCGTCGTGGACGGCCGCCGCCTGACGCGCCGTTGGATGACGGGCGCCGCCCTCGGGCTGACCGGGACCGTGCTGCTGTGCGCGGCCGAAGCTGCCAACCCGCACTCCGCGCCCGGCGCCCACTCCACAGCGGCGACCGTGCTCGGCATCGGACTCGGCCTGATCGCCGGCTCCACCTACGCCCTCTACTCCTGGGCCGCCCACCGCCTGATCAGTCGTGGCGTCACCTCCGGCGCGTCCATGGGTGCCGTCTTCGGACTGGGCGGAGTGCTGCTCCTGCCCGTGCTGCTGGCCACCGGCGCCCCGCTCCTCGCCTCCTGGTCGAACGCCGCCGTCGGCGCGTACCTGGCCCTGGTGCCCATGTTCATCGGCTACGTCCTGTTCGGCTGGGGCCTGGCACACATCCCGGCCAGCACCGCAACCACCCTTTCCCTGCTCGAACCCGCCGTCGCGGCCGTCCTGGCCGTCCTGGTCGTCGGCGAACACCTGCCCCCGCTGGGCTGGGCCGGCATCGCCCTGGTCGTCGGCTGCCTCGCCGTACTCACCACACCGGCACGGACATTGAACCCGAGGCCGACCCGCACCAGTTCGGCAGCCGGAAAGGGGGCGACGCCGGACTCCGGTGCCGCCTCCGATGCCGGAGCGCAACTCGACCGCACACCGAGCTGA
- a CDS encoding (R)-mandelonitrile lyase encodes MEFVRQQPTGKAPADWFTGDVWWDVIVAGREPSRMRVNLVRFSPGARTHWHSHAVGQTLHVTSGIALIGTRDGVILEAHPGETISCPPGEEHWHGATPDRFMAHLAMWEGTEDDSPETLWAELVTDQQYNGSRRRSQ; translated from the coding sequence ATGGAATTCGTCAGGCAGCAGCCCACCGGCAAGGCGCCGGCCGATTGGTTCACCGGGGACGTGTGGTGGGACGTCATCGTCGCCGGCCGGGAACCCTCCCGGATGCGCGTCAACCTCGTCCGCTTCTCCCCGGGCGCCCGCACCCACTGGCACTCCCACGCCGTCGGACAGACCCTCCACGTCACTTCAGGCATCGCCCTGATCGGCACGCGGGACGGCGTCATCCTGGAAGCTCACCCAGGCGAGACCATCAGCTGCCCGCCCGGCGAGGAACACTGGCACGGCGCCACCCCCGACCGCTTCATGGCACACCTCGCCATGTGGGAAGGCACCGAGGACGACTCCCCCGAAACGCTGTGGGCCGAGTTGGTCACCGACCAGCAGTACAACGGCTCGCGCCGCCGCAGCCAGTAA
- a CDS encoding alpha/beta fold hydrolase, producing MLNRSVSFFLAGAVGAATLTAASAPSPLYPVYQRLWGLSTFTLTVVFAVYVFALLAALLTVGSVSDRVGRRPVACGALVLLALGMLLFAVATGVGGLMAARIVQGLAVGTAAGATTALIMESAPNPRLGSTISSAVPSLGIAIGAVLAGALVEFAPLPRQLVFWILTVVYLVLAALVWLVPEKARSDSPPRETIWRSLLPSAQLPRATRPVFVALLPSISATWALGGLYLSLGSSILTTVLDVHSHFVAGVILGVFFVAGTAGTVASAFAPPQHRAWFGLGPLAIGVLVTIAAMPTGALPLYVVGSLIAGFGFGATFRFAVHALGEAAPIAQRGQVFATMYIVSYLAFSVPALAAGLAVERFGLKPTAVAYGALDIALVLFALVAGTTHARRRDGKDDVRHDIAPPLVSRILGTPRHTTHYLECGPTDGPLMFFLHGWPGIGLLWRAQMEAFAADGWRCVAPDLRGYGESSAPADTDAYTVEEVVMDLTELHDHLGGRTAVWIGHDWGSVVAGAVAAHEPERCRGVVLTSWAYYPTANSLATLVPLVDRQLYPADRYPDGQWDYYRYYTTHFEAAVADLDAAPAATLASVYQPGSPAAIGAISPTATVTRDGGRFGAAHCAPPTPADPALWPPADFDTLVQAFATHGFRPPSAWYTNDDANVAYSRKAPDGGRLTQPVLFVNGEWDAICNISGNRQGDPMRAACADLTVARVPAGHWLPLESKSQHIEAIRTWLRSKNLR from the coding sequence GTGCTCAACCGTTCAGTTTCGTTCTTCCTGGCCGGGGCCGTGGGCGCGGCCACGCTCACTGCCGCTTCGGCGCCGTCCCCCCTCTACCCGGTCTATCAGCGCCTGTGGGGCCTCTCCACGTTCACCTTGACGGTCGTTTTCGCCGTCTACGTCTTCGCCTTGCTCGCCGCCCTGTTGACCGTCGGATCGGTCTCCGACCGGGTGGGCCGTCGGCCTGTCGCCTGCGGTGCCCTGGTGCTGCTCGCTCTGGGCATGCTGCTCTTCGCCGTCGCCACAGGCGTCGGCGGCCTGATGGCCGCGCGCATTGTGCAGGGGCTTGCCGTGGGGACAGCCGCCGGCGCCACTACGGCCCTGATCATGGAGTCCGCGCCGAACCCCCGGCTCGGCTCGACCATCAGCAGCGCGGTCCCTTCCTTGGGGATAGCGATCGGCGCTGTCCTCGCCGGCGCCCTGGTGGAGTTCGCGCCACTGCCCCGCCAACTCGTCTTCTGGATCCTCACCGTCGTGTACCTGGTGCTCGCGGCACTCGTCTGGCTGGTTCCCGAGAAAGCTCGATCCGACTCGCCACCCCGGGAAACCATTTGGCGGTCACTGCTGCCCAGCGCTCAACTCCCGCGGGCCACACGGCCGGTCTTCGTCGCACTGCTGCCGTCGATCAGTGCGACGTGGGCCCTTGGCGGCTTGTACCTCTCGCTCGGATCGTCGATCCTCACCACCGTCCTCGACGTGCACAGCCACTTCGTCGCGGGCGTCATCCTCGGCGTCTTCTTCGTCGCAGGGACGGCGGGCACGGTCGCGTCGGCCTTCGCTCCGCCACAACACCGCGCATGGTTCGGCCTCGGGCCCCTCGCCATTGGCGTCCTGGTCACTATCGCAGCCATGCCGACGGGTGCACTGCCGCTCTACGTCGTCGGGTCGCTGATCGCGGGGTTCGGGTTCGGGGCGACGTTCCGGTTCGCCGTCCATGCCCTCGGTGAGGCGGCACCGATCGCCCAACGGGGCCAGGTGTTCGCGACGATGTACATCGTCAGCTATCTCGCCTTCAGTGTGCCCGCGCTCGCCGCCGGGCTCGCTGTCGAGCGATTCGGGCTCAAACCAACAGCCGTCGCGTATGGAGCCCTGGACATCGCATTGGTCCTGTTCGCTCTCGTTGCCGGGACCACCCACGCGCGTCGACGGGATGGCAAGGACGATGTTCGGCACGACATCGCACCGCCGTTGGTCTCGCGCATTCTCGGCACGCCTCGCCACACCACGCACTACCTGGAGTGCGGACCAACCGATGGACCGCTGATGTTCTTCCTCCACGGGTGGCCGGGCATCGGGTTGTTGTGGCGGGCCCAGATGGAGGCGTTCGCTGCCGACGGGTGGCGCTGCGTCGCGCCCGATCTGCGCGGGTACGGCGAATCCTCCGCCCCGGCGGATACCGACGCCTACACCGTCGAGGAGGTCGTGATGGACCTGACGGAGCTCCACGATCATCTCGGCGGCAGAACCGCGGTCTGGATCGGCCACGACTGGGGCAGCGTCGTGGCGGGAGCAGTGGCCGCACACGAGCCGGAGCGGTGCCGCGGCGTGGTGTTGACCTCGTGGGCCTACTACCCCACCGCCAACAGCCTGGCCACGCTCGTACCCCTGGTCGACCGTCAGCTCTACCCGGCCGACCGGTATCCGGACGGACAGTGGGACTACTACCGCTACTACACGACACACTTCGAAGCGGCGGTCGCCGACCTTGACGCGGCTCCGGCGGCAACGCTGGCATCGGTTTATCAACCGGGCAGCCCCGCCGCGATCGGCGCCATCTCACCGACGGCCACGGTCACACGCGACGGCGGACGCTTCGGCGCCGCGCACTGCGCACCGCCGACGCCGGCCGATCCGGCTCTCTGGCCACCGGCGGACTTCGACACCCTGGTGCAGGCGTTCGCAACTCACGGCTTTCGTCCTCCCTCTGCGTGGTACACAAACGACGACGCCAACGTCGCTTACTCGCGCAAAGCACCCGACGGCGGGCGCCTGACGCAGCCGGTGCTGTTCGTCAACGGCGAGTGGGACGCGATCTGCAACATCTCGGGAAACCGCCAAGGCGACCCGATGCGCGCGGCCTGCGCAGATCTCACCGTGGCGCGGGTGCCTGCAGGACACTGGCTGCCGCTGGAGAGCAAGTCTCAACACATTGAGGCCATCCGCACCTGGCTCCGATCCAAGAATCTTCGATGA